The following are from one region of the Streptomyces tuirus genome:
- the nrtL gene encoding ArgS-related anticodon-binding protein NrtL produces MTPVELSRTVLHAVRRAVDEGELSVTVPERAVVAPPGPGGCGDYATNIALQLAAAAGQPPHRVAEILRARLLDEQRFADVVVTGPGFLNFSLCGTASAELVEEVLRRGPRYGHATTGVSGTAVRISCPAEVRAVVVADAVSRVLRSQGHCVRVECEGRPAPEWQSVLGADVTARGLNIADTYARVECEGRPAPEWQSVLDADVTAQAPRIAGTDLRCEGRPAPEWQSVLDADVTAQASRIGDTCARIADTHVRMSDTYVRIAPVPAPADPLPLGRDAARWALLHPAGHDRPRIPGDHLVQRESNPLFRVRYAHARTRALLRNAADLGFHPEPGPVSEADALTALLGDHPRVLAATATHHTPDRLARHLLAVADAAMPLLPAVLPLGEEKPSAAHRARLALAEAAGTVLAGGLSLLGIDAPDHL; encoded by the coding sequence GTGACCCCCGTCGAGCTCTCCCGCACCGTGCTGCACGCCGTGCGCCGCGCTGTCGACGAGGGTGAGCTCAGCGTGACCGTGCCGGAGCGGGCCGTGGTCGCTCCGCCGGGGCCCGGCGGGTGTGGCGACTACGCCACGAACATCGCCCTCCAGCTGGCCGCCGCCGCAGGGCAGCCGCCGCACCGTGTCGCCGAGATCCTGCGCGCCCGGCTCCTCGACGAGCAGCGGTTCGCCGACGTCGTCGTCACCGGGCCCGGCTTCCTCAACTTCAGCCTGTGCGGCACCGCCTCCGCCGAGCTCGTCGAGGAGGTCCTGCGGCGCGGGCCGCGCTACGGGCACGCGACGACCGGCGTCAGCGGGACCGCCGTCCGGATCTCGTGCCCGGCAGAGGTGCGTGCCGTCGTGGTCGCGGACGCCGTGAGCCGGGTGCTGCGCAGCCAGGGCCACTGCGTCCGGGTCGAGTGCGAGGGCCGGCCCGCACCGGAGTGGCAGTCCGTGCTCGGGGCAGACGTCACCGCCCGAGGGTTGAATATCGCCGACACGTACGCCCGGGTCGAGTGCGAGGGCCGGCCCGCACCTGAGTGGCAGTCCGTGCTCGACGCGGACGTCACCGCCCAGGCGCCGCGCATCGCCGGCACCGACCTCCGCTGCGAGGGCCGGCCCGCACCTGAGTGGCAGTCCGTGCTCGACGCGGACGTCACCGCCCAGGCGTCGCGTATCGGCGACACATGCGCCCGCATCGCCGACACGCACGTCCGCATGTCTGACACGTACGTCCGTATCGCCCCCGTCCCCGCCCCCGCCGACCCCCTGCCCCTCGGCCGGGACGCCGCCCGCTGGGCGCTGCTGCACCCCGCCGGCCACGACCGGCCCCGGATCCCCGGCGATCACCTCGTCCAGCGGGAGAGCAATCCCCTCTTCCGTGTCCGGTACGCCCACGCCCGCACCCGGGCCCTCCTGCGCAACGCCGCCGACCTCGGCTTCCACCCCGAGCCCGGTCCCGTGAGCGAAGCGGACGCGCTGACCGCCCTGCTCGGCGACCACCCCCGCGTCCTCGCCGCCACCGCCACGCATCACACCCCCGACCGCCTGGCCCGGCACCTCCTCGCCGTCGCCGATGCCGCGATGCCCCTGCTCCCCGCCGTGCTGCCCCTCGGTGAGGAGAAACCCTCGGCCGCCCACCGTGCCCGGCTCGCGCTCGCCGAAGCCGCCGGGACGGTGCTGGCCGGCGGCCTGTCCCTGCTCGGCATCGACGCTCCCGACCATCTCTGA
- a CDS encoding trypsin-like serine protease produces MPGGGRHRRRIRIALPVAAAGVAAAVAGALLTTSAGAATVLPQPKVRPAADAPSPAELQKRVAGAMAGDDVAGKTGKAALTAGTVAGGIDAKVIGGNETTISTAPWMAQLHYYDDRGTSSTGDDIGFFCGGAVVAPTKILTAAHCVKGYNWYANGAVVTGTSKLPSDNGADLHGGTATAVWRQWNHSSYDPTAIDNDIAVLTLDTAVKATPIRMTTSGDTASYKAGVSAKVYGWGRTSSTSDDISETLKTATLPMQSDTTCSGAYGRNFVKGHMVCAGKPATGSDTGTVSACNGDSGGPLVVNNRIVGVVSWGVTDCVAKGAYSVFSKVSTYIGATYPRVDDANLSGDSKADLWVRNASTKTGYSKDSKGTSFAARQSWGNWNGVNVVLQTDLDRDGYQDLVYRRSSDGDVFWASGRTGTTKQIADNWKTRTRIVTPGDVTGDYLPDLLSVDSAGVLWIYPGKGNGTFATRVKVGTGWNQYNSVRGKGDFNGDGKTDLIARSKSGSYLYLYKGTGKAGSGAFSARVKVRTWDGYNAFDAPGDVTGDGRADFLARTPGGTLYLYAGTGKGTSEIFATRKSVGTDFKQYDIFG; encoded by the coding sequence ATGCCCGGGGGCGGTCGGCACAGACGCCGGATACGCATAGCACTGCCCGTCGCCGCGGCCGGTGTGGCCGCCGCCGTGGCCGGCGCGCTGCTGACGACCTCCGCCGGTGCGGCCACCGTGCTGCCGCAGCCGAAGGTCAGGCCCGCCGCCGACGCGCCGTCGCCCGCCGAGCTGCAGAAGCGGGTCGCGGGCGCCATGGCCGGTGACGACGTCGCCGGCAAGACGGGCAAGGCCGCGCTCACCGCGGGCACCGTCGCCGGCGGCATCGACGCGAAGGTCATCGGCGGCAACGAGACCACCATCAGCACGGCCCCGTGGATGGCGCAGCTCCACTACTACGACGACCGGGGCACTTCCAGCACCGGCGACGACATCGGCTTCTTCTGCGGCGGCGCCGTCGTCGCGCCGACGAAGATCCTCACCGCCGCGCACTGCGTCAAGGGCTACAACTGGTACGCCAACGGTGCCGTCGTCACCGGCACCTCCAAGCTGCCCTCGGACAACGGCGCCGACCTGCACGGCGGTACCGCCACGGCGGTCTGGCGGCAGTGGAACCACTCGTCGTACGACCCGACGGCCATCGACAACGACATCGCGGTGCTGACGCTCGACACCGCGGTCAAGGCCACGCCGATCCGCATGACGACGTCAGGTGACACCGCGTCGTACAAGGCCGGCGTCAGCGCCAAGGTCTACGGCTGGGGCCGCACCAGCTCCACCAGCGACGACATCTCCGAGACGCTGAAGACCGCCACGCTGCCCATGCAGTCCGACACGACCTGCTCCGGCGCGTACGGCAGGAACTTCGTCAAGGGCCACATGGTCTGTGCGGGCAAGCCCGCCACCGGCAGCGACACCGGCACCGTCTCGGCCTGCAACGGCGACTCCGGCGGCCCCCTGGTGGTCAACAACCGGATCGTCGGTGTCGTGTCCTGGGGCGTCACCGACTGCGTCGCCAAGGGCGCCTACAGCGTCTTCAGCAAGGTCAGCACGTACATCGGCGCCACCTACCCGCGCGTCGACGACGCCAACCTCAGCGGCGACAGCAAGGCCGACCTGTGGGTGCGCAACGCCTCCACCAAGACCGGCTACTCCAAGGACTCCAAGGGGACGTCGTTCGCCGCCCGTCAGTCCTGGGGCAACTGGAACGGCGTGAACGTCGTCCTGCAGACGGACCTCGACCGCGACGGCTACCAGGACCTCGTCTACCGGCGCAGCAGCGACGGCGACGTCTTCTGGGCCTCCGGCCGTACGGGCACCACCAAGCAGATCGCCGACAACTGGAAGACCCGCACCCGGATCGTCACCCCCGGTGACGTCACCGGCGACTACCTGCCCGACCTGCTCTCGGTCGACTCCGCGGGCGTCCTGTGGATCTACCCGGGCAAGGGCAACGGCACCTTCGCGACCCGTGTGAAGGTCGGCACCGGCTGGAACCAGTACAACTCCGTGCGCGGCAAGGGCGACTTCAACGGGGACGGCAAGACCGACCTGATCGCCCGCAGCAAGTCGGGCAGCTACCTCTACCTCTACAAGGGCACCGGCAAGGCCGGCTCGGGCGCCTTCTCGGCCCGCGTCAAGGTGCGCACGTGGGACGGCTACAACGCCTTCGACGCGCCCGGCGACGTCACCGGCGACGGCAGGGCCGACTTCCTGGCCCGCACCCCCGGCGGCACGCTGTATCTGTACGCGGGCACCGGCAAGGGGACGAGCGAGATCTTTGCCACAAGGAAGTCCGTCGGCACCGATTTCAAGCAGTACGACATCTTCGGCTGA
- a CDS encoding response regulator — MGKTRTRWPGSTYSRVVPGVSGRVLVVDDNKVIRQLIRVNLELEGLEVVTAADGAECLDVVHQVRPDVVTLDVVMPRLDGLRTAARLRADPRTRDMPLAIVSACGHPEIEAGLEVGVDAFLSKPFEPAELVRMVSQLVERARGGGRERGGGPDSDGGGAQVEEPVKGQGKEVDLPAVS, encoded by the coding sequence GTGGGGAAAACCCGGACGCGATGGCCGGGGTCGACCTACTCTCGAGTTGTGCCAGGCGTGTCGGGCCGGGTGCTTGTTGTGGACGACAACAAGGTCATCCGGCAGTTGATCAGGGTCAACCTCGAGCTGGAGGGGCTGGAGGTCGTGACCGCGGCCGATGGTGCCGAGTGTCTTGATGTCGTTCATCAGGTGCGGCCCGATGTTGTGACCCTCGACGTCGTCATGCCGCGGCTTGACGGGCTCAGGACCGCCGCCCGGCTGCGGGCCGATCCCCGTACCCGCGACATGCCCCTCGCCATCGTCAGCGCCTGCGGTCACCCCGAGATCGAGGCCGGGCTCGAGGTGGGCGTCGACGCCTTCCTCTCCAAACCCTTCGAGCCGGCGGAACTGGTGCGGATGGTGAGCCAGTTGGTCGAGCGGGCGCGGGGCGGTGGGCGGGAGCGCGGTGGCGGCCCTGACTCCGACGGCGGTGGTGCCCAAGTGGAGGAACCGGTGAAGGGTCAGGGGAAGGAAGTGGATCTTCCCGCCGTATCGTAG
- the lysA gene encoding diaminopimelate decarboxylase: MSRSAHPAGPRHADVLPEGHYSAPPADLNALDPKVWAQTVTRDEDGVVTVGGIPVTRLAEEYGTPAYVLDEADFRARARAWRTAFGAEADVFYAGKAFLSRAVVRWLDEEGLNVDVCSGGELATALSAGMPADRIAFHGNNKSVDEITRAVEAGVGHIVLDSFQEIVRVAHIAQSLGKRQKVLIRITVGVEAHTHEFIATAHEDQKFGIPLAGGHAAEAVRRALQLDGLELVGIHSHIGSQIFDMSGFEVAAHRVVSLLKAVRDEHGVELPEIDLGGGLGIAYTSDDDPREPHEIAKALTEIVTRECEAAKLRTPRISVEPGRAIVGPTAFTLYEVGTIKPLEGLRTYVSVDGGMSDNIRTALYDAEYSIALVSRTSDAEPMLARVVGKHCESGDIVVKDAFLPSDLAPGDLVAVPATGAYCRSMASNYNHVLRPPVVAVDRGEARVIVRRETEEDLLRLDVG; encoded by the coding sequence ATGAGCCGTTCCGCACACCCCGCCGGGCCCCGTCACGCCGATGTCCTCCCCGAGGGCCACTACTCCGCCCCGCCCGCCGATCTCAACGCGCTGGACCCCAAGGTGTGGGCCCAGACCGTGACGCGGGACGAGGACGGAGTCGTGACCGTCGGCGGTATCCCCGTCACCAGGCTCGCCGAGGAGTACGGCACCCCCGCCTACGTCCTGGACGAGGCCGACTTCCGGGCCCGCGCGCGGGCCTGGCGCACCGCCTTCGGTGCCGAAGCCGACGTCTTCTACGCCGGCAAGGCGTTCCTCTCGCGCGCCGTGGTGCGCTGGCTCGACGAGGAGGGGCTGAACGTCGACGTCTGCTCGGGCGGCGAGCTGGCCACCGCCCTCTCCGCCGGCATGCCCGCCGACCGCATCGCCTTCCACGGCAACAACAAGTCCGTCGACGAGATCACCCGGGCCGTCGAGGCCGGGGTCGGGCACATCGTCCTGGACTCCTTCCAGGAGATCGTCCGCGTCGCCCACATCGCGCAGAGCCTCGGCAAGCGGCAGAAGGTCCTCATCCGCATCACCGTCGGCGTCGAGGCCCACACCCACGAGTTCATCGCCACGGCCCACGAGGACCAGAAGTTCGGCATCCCGCTGGCCGGCGGGCACGCCGCCGAGGCCGTACGCCGGGCCCTGCAGCTCGACGGGCTGGAGCTCGTCGGCATCCACAGCCACATCGGGTCGCAGATCTTCGACATGTCCGGGTTCGAGGTCGCCGCGCACCGGGTCGTCTCGCTCCTGAAGGCCGTCCGCGACGAGCACGGCGTCGAGCTGCCCGAGATCGACCTCGGCGGCGGACTCGGCATCGCGTACACCAGCGACGACGACCCCCGCGAGCCGCACGAGATCGCCAAGGCGCTCACCGAGATCGTCACCAGGGAGTGCGAGGCCGCGAAGCTGCGCACGCCGCGCATCTCCGTCGAGCCCGGGCGCGCCATCGTCGGTCCGACCGCCTTCACGCTCTACGAGGTCGGCACCATCAAGCCCCTCGAGGGGCTGCGGACCTACGTCTCGGTCGACGGCGGCATGTCGGACAACATCCGCACCGCGCTCTACGACGCCGAATACAGCATCGCGCTCGTCTCGCGCACCTCCGACGCCGAGCCGATGCTCGCCCGCGTCGTCGGCAAGCACTGCGAGAGCGGGGACATCGTGGTCAAGGACGCCTTCCTGCCGTCCGACCTGGCACCGGGTGACCTCGTCGCCGTACCGGCCACCGGCGCGTACTGCCGGTCGATGGCCAGCAACTACAACCACGTGCTCCGCCCGCCGGTCGTCGCCGTCGACCGCGGTGAGGCGCGGGTGATCGTCCGCCGCGAGACGGAGGAGGACCTGCTGCGTCTCGACGTCGGCTGA
- the rho gene encoding transcription termination factor Rho yields MSDTTDLMGARVEETAAAPATDASAPATGAGSRRRRGTGLEGMVLAELQQVASGLGIRGTARMRKSQLIEVIKEAQASGGAAPAAKADAPAETKPKRRATSRTRTGDNAEKADKKADAKEAPQAPADQADKAVAQQQIEIPGQPAGGPARDGGDEAPERRRRRATAEAGAPASAAAETIVAEAKNDTKSETQSQQQSQGNDAKSDGGDGGEGRRRDRRDRGRDRDRDRDRRGGKGDDQQGGQRGQQQGQGGGGRQDRGQQQQDDDDFEGGRRGRRGRYRDRRGRRGRDDVQEPQITEDDVLIPVAGILDILDNYAFIRTSGYLPGPNDVYVSLAQVRKNGLRKGDHVTGAVRQPKDGERREKFNALVRLDSVNGMAPESGRGRPEFNKLTPLYPQDRLRLETDPGVLTTRIIDLVAPIGKGQRGLIVAPPKTGKTMIMQAIANAITHNNPECHLMVVLVDERPEEVTDMQRSVKGEVISSTFDRPAEDHTTVAELAIERAKRLVELGHDVVVLLDSITRLGRAYNLAAPASGRILSGGVDSTALYPPKRFFGAARNIEDGGSLTILATALVDTGSRMDEVIFEEFKGTGNAELKLDRKLADKRIFPAVDVDASGTRKEEILLAPDELSIVWKLRRVLHALDQQQAVELLLDKMKQTKSNAEFLMQIQKTTPTPGNGD; encoded by the coding sequence GTGAGCGACACCACCGATCTGATGGGCGCACGTGTCGAGGAGACCGCTGCCGCGCCCGCCACGGACGCCTCCGCGCCTGCCACCGGTGCCGGCTCCCGGCGGCGCCGCGGTACCGGCCTCGAGGGCATGGTGCTGGCCGAACTGCAGCAGGTCGCATCCGGCCTCGGCATCAGGGGCACCGCGCGTATGCGCAAGAGCCAGCTGATCGAGGTCATCAAGGAGGCACAGGCGTCCGGCGGCGCCGCTCCGGCCGCGAAGGCCGACGCGCCCGCCGAGACCAAGCCCAAGCGCCGCGCCACCTCGCGGACCCGTACGGGCGACAACGCCGAGAAGGCGGACAAGAAGGCGGACGCGAAGGAGGCCCCCCAGGCCCCCGCGGACCAGGCCGACAAGGCCGTGGCCCAGCAGCAGATCGAGATCCCCGGCCAGCCGGCCGGCGGCCCCGCCCGCGACGGGGGGGACGAGGCGCCCGAGCGCCGTCGCCGCCGGGCCACCGCCGAAGCCGGAGCCCCGGCCTCCGCTGCCGCGGAGACCATCGTCGCCGAGGCGAAGAACGACACCAAGTCCGAGACGCAGTCGCAGCAGCAGTCCCAGGGCAACGACGCCAAGTCCGACGGCGGTGACGGCGGCGAGGGCCGTCGTCGCGACCGCCGGGACCGCGGCCGGGACCGCGACCGCGACCGTGACCGCCGCGGTGGCAAGGGCGACGACCAGCAGGGCGGCCAGCGCGGCCAGCAGCAGGGCCAGGGCGGCGGCGGCCGTCAGGACCGTGGTCAGCAGCAGCAGGATGACGACGACTTCGAGGGCGGGCGTCGTGGCCGTCGCGGGCGCTACCGCGACCGCCGGGGCCGTCGCGGCCGTGACGACGTCCAGGAGCCGCAGATCACCGAGGACGACGTCCTGATCCCCGTCGCGGGCATCCTGGACATCCTCGACAACTACGCGTTCATCCGCACGTCGGGCTACCTGCCCGGCCCGAACGACGTGTACGTCTCCCTCGCCCAGGTCCGCAAGAACGGCCTGCGCAAGGGCGACCACGTCACCGGTGCCGTGCGCCAGCCCAAGGACGGCGAGCGGCGCGAGAAGTTCAACGCGCTGGTGCGGCTCGACTCCGTCAACGGCATGGCGCCCGAATCGGGCCGCGGGCGGCCGGAGTTCAACAAGCTGACGCCGCTGTACCCGCAGGACCGCCTCCGTCTGGAGACGGACCCGGGCGTCCTGACCACCCGCATCATCGACCTCGTCGCGCCGATCGGTAAGGGCCAGCGCGGTCTGATCGTGGCCCCGCCGAAGACCGGCAAGACCATGATCATGCAGGCGATCGCCAACGCGATCACCCACAACAACCCCGAGTGCCACCTGATGGTCGTCCTCGTCGACGAGCGTCCGGAAGAGGTCACCGACATGCAGCGGTCGGTGAAGGGCGAGGTCATCTCCTCGACCTTCGACCGCCCGGCCGAGGACCACACCACCGTCGCCGAGCTGGCCATCGAGCGCGCCAAGCGCCTGGTGGAGCTGGGCCACGACGTGGTCGTCCTGCTCGACTCGATCACCCGTCTGGGCCGCGCGTACAACCTCGCCGCCCCGGCCTCCGGCCGCATCCTGTCCGGTGGTGTCGACTCGACGGCGCTGTACCCGCCGAAGCGCTTCTTCGGTGCGGCCCGCAACATCGAGGACGGCGGCTCGCTGACGATCCTCGCCACCGCCCTGGTGGACACCGGGTCCCGCATGGACGAGGTGATCTTCGAGGAGTTCAAGGGCACCGGCAACGCCGAGCTGAAGCTCGACCGGAAGCTCGCCGACAAGCGCATCTTCCCGGCGGTGGACGTCGACGCGTCCGGCACCCGCAAGGAAGAGATCCTGCTGGCCCCGGACGAGCTGTCCATCGTCTGGAAGCTGCGCCGGGTGCTGCACGCGCTCGACCAGCAGCAGGCGGTCGAGCTGCTTCTCGACAAGATGAAGCAGACGAAGTCGAACGCCGAGTTCCTGATGCAGATCCAGAAGACCACCCCGACGCCGGGCAACGGCGACTGA
- a CDS encoding homoserine dehydrogenase — MMRTRPLKVALLGCGVVGSEVARIMTTHADDLTARIGAPVELAGVAVRRPDKVREGIDPELVTTDATALVKRGDIDVVVEVIGGIEPARGLITTAFEHGASVVSANKALLAQDGAALHAVAEQHGKDLYYEAAVAGAIPLIRPLRESLAGDKINRVMGIVNGTTNFILDKMDSTGAGYQEALDEATALGYAEADPTADVEGFDAAAKAAILAGIAFHTRVRLDDVYREGMTEVTAADFASAKEMGCTIKLLAICERAEDGASVTARVHPAMIPLSHPLASVRGAYNAVFVESDAAGQLMFYGPGAGGSPTASAVLGDLVAVCRNRLSGTTGPGESAYAALPVSPMGDVVTRYHISLDVADKPGVLAQVATVFAEHGVSIDTVRQSGKDGEASLVVVTHRASDAALTGTVEALRKLDTVRGVASIMRVEGE; from the coding sequence ATGATGCGTACGCGTCCGCTGAAGGTGGCGCTGCTGGGCTGTGGAGTGGTCGGCTCAGAGGTGGCGCGCATCATGACGACGCACGCCGACGACCTCACGGCCCGGATCGGGGCCCCGGTGGAGCTGGCCGGTGTGGCCGTACGGCGGCCCGACAAGGTGCGCGAGGGCATCGACCCCGAGCTCGTCACCACCGACGCCACCGCCCTGGTCAAGCGCGGCGACATCGACGTCGTGGTCGAGGTCATCGGCGGCATCGAGCCCGCGCGCGGCCTCATCACCACCGCCTTCGAGCACGGCGCCTCCGTCGTCTCCGCCAACAAGGCGCTGCTCGCCCAGGACGGCGCCGCCCTGCACGCCGTCGCCGAGCAGCACGGCAAGGACCTCTACTACGAGGCCGCCGTCGCCGGTGCCATCCCGCTGATCCGGCCGCTGCGCGAGTCCCTCGCCGGCGACAAGATCAACCGGGTGATGGGCATCGTCAACGGCACGACGAACTTCATCCTCGACAAGATGGACTCCACCGGCGCCGGCTACCAGGAGGCCCTCGACGAGGCCACCGCCCTGGGGTACGCCGAGGCCGACCCGACCGCCGACGTCGAGGGCTTCGACGCCGCCGCCAAGGCCGCGATCCTCGCCGGCATCGCCTTCCACACGCGCGTGCGCCTCGACGACGTCTACCGCGAGGGCATGACCGAGGTGACCGCCGCGGACTTCGCCTCGGCGAAGGAGATGGGCTGCACCATCAAACTGCTCGCCATCTGCGAGCGGGCCGAGGACGGGGCGTCCGTCACCGCGCGCGTGCACCCGGCCATGATCCCGCTGAGCCACCCGCTCGCCTCCGTCCGCGGCGCCTACAACGCCGTGTTCGTCGAGTCCGACGCCGCCGGGCAGCTCATGTTCTACGGCCCCGGAGCGGGCGGTTCCCCCACCGCCTCCGCGGTGCTCGGCGACCTCGTCGCCGTCTGCCGCAACCGGCTGAGCGGCACGACCGGGCCGGGCGAGTCCGCCTATGCCGCGCTGCCGGTGTCCCCGATGGGCGACGTCGTCACGCGGTACCACATCAGCCTCGACGTGGCCGACAAACCGGGTGTTCTCGCCCAGGTCGCGACCGTATTCGCCGAGCACGGAGTCTCGATCGATACGGTTCGCCAGTCGGGGAAGGACGGCGAGGCCTCCCTCGTCGTCGTCACGCACCGCGCGTCCGACGCGGCCCTCACCGGGACCGTGGAGGCGTTGCGCAAGCTCGACACCGTGCGTGGTGTCGCCAGCATCATGCGGGTTGAAGGAGAGTAA
- the thrC gene encoding threonine synthase, with protein MTHQWRGIIEEYRDRLPVSDSTPVVTLREGGTPLVPAQVLSERTGCEVHLKVEGANPTGSFKDRGMTMAITRAKEEGAKAVICASTGNTSASAAAYAVRAGMVCAVLVPQGKIALGKMGQALVHGAKILQVDGNFDDCLTLARGLSDNYPVSLVNSVNPVRIEGQKTAAFEIVDMLGDAPDIHVLPVGNAGNITAYWKGYTEYAADGVATRTPRMWGFQASGSAPIVRGEVVKDPSTIATAIRIGNPASWQYALAARDESGGFIDEVTDREILRAYRLLASQEGVFVEPASAASVAGLLKAAEQGKVDPGQRIVCTVTGNGLKDPDWAVAGAPQPVTVPVDAAAAAERLGLA; from the coding sequence ATGACCCACCAGTGGCGCGGAATCATCGAGGAGTACCGGGACCGGCTGCCCGTCTCCGACAGCACTCCGGTCGTGACACTCCGCGAGGGCGGTACGCCCCTCGTGCCCGCGCAGGTGCTCTCCGAGCGCACGGGCTGCGAGGTCCACCTCAAGGTCGAGGGCGCGAACCCGACCGGGTCCTTCAAGGACCGCGGCATGACCATGGCCATCACCCGGGCCAAGGAGGAGGGCGCGAAGGCCGTCATCTGCGCCTCCACCGGCAACACGTCGGCCTCCGCCGCCGCGTACGCCGTGCGGGCCGGGATGGTCTGCGCCGTGCTCGTGCCGCAGGGCAAGATCGCGCTCGGCAAGATGGGCCAGGCCCTCGTGCACGGCGCGAAGATCCTCCAGGTCGACGGCAACTTCGACGACTGCCTCACCCTCGCCCGCGGCCTGAGCGACAACTACCCCGTCTCGCTGGTCAATTCGGTCAACCCGGTACGTATCGAGGGTCAGAAGACGGCCGCCTTCGAGATCGTGGACATGCTCGGCGACGCGCCCGACATCCACGTCCTGCCGGTCGGCAACGCGGGCAACATCACGGCCTATTGGAAGGGCTACACGGAGTACGCCGCCGACGGCGTGGCGACCCGTACGCCGCGGATGTGGGGCTTCCAGGCCTCCGGCAGCGCCCCGATCGTGCGCGGCGAGGTCGTCAAGGACCCGTCGACCATCGCCACGGCCATCCGCATCGGCAACCCGGCCTCCTGGCAGTACGCGCTCGCCGCGCGGGACGAGTCGGGCGGCTTCATCGACGAGGTGACGGACCGTGAGATCCTGCGCGCCTACCGGCTGTTGGCGTCGCAGGAGGGCGTCTTCGTGGAGCCGGCGTCCGCCGCGTCCGTCGCCGGTCTGCTGAAGGCCGCCGAGCAGGGCAAGGTCGACCCCGGGCAGCGGATCGTGTGCACCGTCACCGGCAACGGGCTGAAGGACCCCGACTGGGCCGTCGCCGGTGCCCCGCAGCCGGTCACCGTGCCCGTCGACGCGGCGGCCGCCGCGGAGCGCCTCGGCCTGGCCTGA
- the thrB gene encoding homoserine kinase, with protein sequence MAGPAFRAAAVRVRVPATSANLGPGFDALGLALGLYDDVVVRVADSGLHIDIAGEGSETLPRDEQHLLVRSLRTAFDLLGGQPRGLEIVCANRIPHGRGLGSSSAAICAGIVAARAVTIGADAKLDDTALLELATEIEGHPDNVAACLLGGFTLSWMEAGAARAIRMDPADSIVPVVFVPGKPVLTETARGLLPRTVPHVDAAANAGRAALLVEAMTRRPELLLPATEDRLHQEYRAPAMPESAALVERLRGDGIPAVISGAGPTVMALADAETADKVEALAGAEWAANRLRLDQQGASVLPLAASGDI encoded by the coding sequence ATGGCCGGTCCAGCGTTCCGCGCCGCCGCCGTCCGGGTGCGCGTCCCCGCCACCAGCGCCAACCTCGGCCCGGGCTTCGACGCCCTCGGCCTCGCGCTGGGCTTGTACGACGACGTGGTCGTCCGGGTGGCCGACTCCGGGCTGCACATCGACATCGCGGGTGAGGGAAGCGAGACGCTCCCGCGCGACGAGCAGCACCTTCTCGTGCGTTCCCTGCGCACCGCCTTCGACCTGCTGGGCGGACAGCCGCGCGGTCTGGAAATCGTCTGCGCCAACCGCATTCCGCACGGCCGGGGTCTCGGCTCCTCCTCGGCCGCCATCTGCGCCGGGATCGTCGCCGCCCGCGCCGTCACCATAGGGGCCGACGCCAAGCTCGACGACACGGCGCTGCTGGAGCTCGCCACCGAGATCGAGGGCCACCCCGACAACGTCGCGGCGTGTCTGCTCGGCGGCTTCACGCTGTCCTGGATGGAGGCCGGCGCCGCCCGCGCGATCAGGATGGACCCCGCCGATTCCATCGTTCCGGTGGTTTTCGTCCCCGGAAAGCCGGTCCTGACCGAAACGGCGCGCGGCCTGCTCCCGCGCACCGTTCCGCACGTCGACGCAGCCGCCAACGCGGGCCGGGCCGCCCTGCTCGTCGAAGCCATGACGCGCCGCCCCGAGCTGCTGCTGCCCGCCACCGAGGACCGTCTGCACCAGGAGTACCGCGCACCCGCCATGCCCGAGAGCGCGGCACTGGTGGAGCGGCTGCGGGGCGACGGCATCCCCGCGGTGATCTCCGGGGCCGGACCCACGGTCATGGCCCTGGCCGACGCCGAGACCGCCGACAAGGTCGAGGCCCTGGCAGGCGCGGAATGGGCCGCGAACCGGCTGCGCCTCGATCAGCAGGGCGCGAGCGTGCTGCCGCTCGCGGCCTCCGGCGATATCTGA